The Trypanosoma brucei brucei TREU927 chromosome 2, complete sequence genome has a window encoding:
- a CDS encoding N-acetylglucosaminyl-phosphatidylinositol biosynthetic protein, putative (identical to GB:AAQ15636.1: N-acetylglucosaminyl-phosphatidylinositol biosynthetic protein, putative {Trypanosoma brucei}): MRRHRVAVVSDFFYPGFGGVEVHIYSLGQCLMRRGHKVIVITRAYGDTCGVRYLTNGMKVYYLPLMAVKLPAGSVTLPTMYLTFATMRSIFIRERITVVHGHQNTSNLCHEALFHAGTLGLKTCFTDHSLFGFADVSSIHINKVCEWSLRNVDQVICVSNTSRENTVLRAKIDPQRVSVIPNATDCSFFTPPDDMKYKSWASKVENEGLTIVVIGRLVYRKGSDLFVDVIPEICKRHPNIRWIVGGDGPRRSQFQQMIERHDLMDRVKMLGSLPHSGVRNVLIQGQIFLNCSLTEAFCIALIEAASCGLLCVSTRVGGVPEVLPPNMLLLAEPDPSSIITTLEEAIASVPYISPWELHDNVRRFYRWDWVAERTERVYDKIMCTKSPSLYERLMNYASVGCVYGVICWLLCIGDWLMLTFLEFWFPSELIDIAPDFPLELYSRNREKLQVVGSPS; the protein is encoded by the coding sequence ATGCGTCGTCACCGCGTGGCGGTGGTTTCGGACTTTTTCTACCCGGGGTTTGGTGGTGTGGAGGTGCACATTTATAGTTTGGGGCAGTGTCTTATGCGTAGGGGCCACAAGGTTATTGTCATTACTAGGGCTTACGGTGACACATGTGGTGTGCGGTATTTGACGAATGGAATGAAGGTGTATTATTTACCTCTGATGGCTGTTAAGCTTCCTGCGGGATCTGTTACGCTTCCAACCATGTATTTGACTTTCGCAACAATGCGGTCTATATTCATCCGAGAGCGCATTACAGTTGTTCACGGGCACCAAAACACGTCGAACCTCTGCCATGAGGCACTATTTCATGCCGGTACGCTGGGTCTTAAAACGTGTTTTACCGACCACTCGCTGTTTGGTTTTGCGGACGTGTCATCGATTCACATCAACAAAGTGTGCGAGTGGAGTTTGCGCAACGTTGACCAGGTTATTTGTGTGAGTAACACCTCGAGAGAAAACACGGTGCTACGGGCGAAAATCGATCCGCAACGTGTCAGCGTTATACCAAACGCGACTgattgttccttttttacaCCGCCGGATGATATGAAGTACAAATCATGGGCGTCGAAGGTTGAGAATGAGGGGCTAACGATTGTTGTGATTGGTCGCTTAGTTTACCGTAAGGGTTCTGACCTTTTTGTGGATGTGATTCCTGAAATATGCAAACGGCATCCGAACATAAGGTGGATTGTTGGGGGTGATGGTCCCCGTAGGTCGCAGTTTCAACAGATGATTGAACGGCATGACTTGATGGATCGTGTGAAGATGTTAGGTTCGCTACCTCACTCTGGGGTGCGTAATGTGCTGATACAGGGGCAAATATTTCTGAATTGCAGCTTAACTGAAGCTTTTTGTATCGCACTGATTGAGGCCGCATCATGTGGTTTGTTATGTGTTTCCACtcgtgttggtggtgtgccTGAAGTCCTGCCTCCCAACATGCTCTTGCTTGCGGAACCCGATCCATCTTCCATCATTACAACACTGGAGGAAGCTATTGCCAGTGTTCCATATATTTCTCCGTGGGAGCTGCACGACAATGTGAGGAGGTTCTATAGGTGGGATTGGGTTGCAGAGCGTACAGAGAGAGTGTATGATAAGATTATGTGCACCAAATCACCGTCTCTGTATGAAAGACTAATGAACTATGCATCGGTGGGCTGCGTGTACGGTGTCATTTGTTGGTTGTTGTGTATTGGTGACTGGTTGATGCTAACTTTTCTGGAGTTTTGGTTTCCGTCGGAGTTGATTGATATTGCACCAGATTTTCCACTGGAGTTGTACTCTCGTAACCGGGAGAAGCTTCAAGTTGTGGGAAGCCCATCCTGA
- a CDS encoding DNA polymerase delta catalytic subunit, putative (similar to DNA polymerase delta catalytic subunit (EC 2.7.7.7). (Swiss-Prot:O54747) [Rattus norvegicus;]): MTDSPDLSRPPVPPDYLQSDLLFQLLDCCQTQGSPHGIVSTVKHEDVPIVRIYGVTKEGHSVLVHCYNFEPHLWIRAPNRWLDVYSKTFVQELNASLDPLTHVSNTVVRIERHKRRSLMYYNPDGECDYLKVIVQLPQHIPRLRTLLSSGVMCVGAWEGLRAFPTFESNVIFPLRFMVDGNIGGCNWITVPAGQFHLFSPRTSTCQIEVCCSHEVLQSHEAVGDYLLIAPFRILSIDIECEGRKGLFPEAERDPVIQIANHCVNYGKEEDALTRTIFTLKSCGAIAGANVCSFETEEEMLVQWARFVKRIDPDFLTGYNICNFDFPYLLSRGITLKVNDSFFYWGRQLNERTVHREKKFLSRQLGNREYTELTMEGRVVMDVMAVIQRDYKLRAYSLNAVSQHFLGEQKEDVHHSIISDLQQGNDETRRRLAVYCLKDAYLPVKLLERLMVVVNNVEMARVTGVPIGWLLERGQQIKVFSMLLRKARARNFVVPTVETTGAEQRRYEGATVIEPKKGHYIEPIVTLDFASLYPSIIIAHNLCYSTLLPGHEVNNYESGMKEDTPTEHKFIRKEVFPGVLPEVLRDLLAARRQARALMKDVSQDSLEYKVLNGRQLALKVSANSVYGFTGAQVGRLPCLELSATVTSYGRRMIEETKQFVEKKYVGAEVIYGDTDSVMIRCVINADESDTNKLQQAMDFGKEAAEAVSSTFPDPIRLEFEKVYYPFLLMNKKRYAGLLWTNTVRYDKLDAKGIETVRRDSCPLVASVISGVLNRMLIQRSVESAVEFVKGTIRDLLHNRLDISQLVITKSFSKSESEYAGAQAHIALVERMRRRDPASAPNVGDRVAYVIVRAAKGAKAYERSEDPIYVLENNIPIDTQHYLEHQLGPPLLRVFEGVLQDPSVLTKGDHTRYVSVSAPNRNAGGLMKFVKFQLQCISCRSVIQEGALCDACSVMGPDIYGKIVAKRNHYEAVYSQVWTQCQQCQGSLNQEVICTSRDCPVFYLRKKVQKDVHEQQTLLDRFGVVDDW, translated from the coding sequence ATGACTGATTCACCTGATCTCTCTCGCCCACCTGTGCCACCCGATTACCTTCAGAGCGACTTACTCTTTCAACTGCTCGACTGCTGTCAAACTCAAGGCAGTCCCCATGGCATAGTTTCAACTGTTAAACACGAGGATGTCCCAATCGTGCGTATTTACGGCGTGACCAAGGAGGGTCACAGTGTTCTTGTACACTGCTACAACTTTGAACCCCATCTGTGGATTCGTGCCCCCAATCGGTGGCTTGACGTATACTCGAAAACGTTCGTGCAAGAGTTAAACGCTAGTTTGGACCCGCTAACTCACGTGTCCAACACAGTGGTGCGCATCGAGAGGCACAAGCGCAGGAGCCTCATGTATTACAATCCGGATGGTGAATGTGATTACCTTAAGGTTATTGTTCAGCTCCCACAGCACATTCCAAGGTTGCGCACGCTTCTTTCCTCTGGCGTGATGTGTGTCGGTGCGTGGGAAGGGCTACGTGCGTTTCCGACATTTGAAAGCAACGTCATTTTCCCGTTGCGCTTTATGGTAGATGGCAATATTGGAGGTTGCAACTGGATTACTGTCCCAGCGGGCCAGTTTCACCTGTTCAGCCCACGTACTTCGACTTGTCAGATTGAGGTCTGTTGTTCTCATGAAGTGCTGCAGAGTCACGAAGCGGTTGGAGATTACCTTTTAATTGCTCCCTTCAGGATCCTTTCTATTGATATTGAATGTGAGGGGAGAAAAGGCCTCTTTCCTGAGGCTGAGAGGGACCCTGTTATTCAAATCGCTAATCACTGCGTCAATTACGGCAAGGAGGAGGATGCTCTTACGCGAACTATCTTCACGCTCAAGAGTTGTGGAGCTATTGCCGGTGCTAATGTGTGCTCGTTTGAGACTGAAGAAGAGATGCTCGTGCAATGGGCTCGCTTCGTCAAGAGAATTGACCCCGATTTTCTCACTGGCTATAACATATGCAATTTCGATTTCCCGTATCTTCTTTCCCGTGGAATCACGCTGAAGGTGAATGACAGCTTTTTCTACTGGGGGAGGCAACTCAACGAGCGGACAGTGCATCGTGAAAAGAAGTTCCTCTCACGACAACTGGGGAATCGTGAATATACGGAATTGACGATGGAGGGCCGTGTTGTCATGGACGTGATGGCTGTCATACAGCGTGACTATAAGCTGCGCGCCTACTCTCTCAATGCTGTCTCGCAACACTTCCTGGGGGAGCAGAAGGAGGACGTTCACCACTCCATCATTTCGGATCTTCAGCAGGGAAATGATGAGACACGGCGGCGCCTGGCAGTGTATTGCCTAAAAGATGCCTATTTACCGGTTAAGCTTTTAGAACGACTGATGGTTGTGGTAAATAATGTGGAGATGGCCCGTGTGACGGGTGTACCGATTGGTTGGCTACTGGAACGCGGTCAACAAATTAAGGTTTTCTCCATGTTGTTGCGTAAGGCGCGGGCAAGAAATTTTGTGGTCCCCACGGTGGAAACTACAGGAGCTGAACAGCGTCGTTACGAAGGCGCTACCGTCATCGAGCCTAAGAAGGGGCACTACATTGAGCCAATTGTTACATTGGACTTTGCCTCACTCTACCCTTCCATCATCATTGCTCACAACTTGTGTTACTCAACGCTGCTTCCTGGGCATGAGGTGAACAATTACGAGTCAGGGATGAAGGAAGACACCCCCACGGAACACAAGTTTATCCGGAAGGAGGTTTTCCCCGGTGTGTTGCCCGAAGTCCTGCGGGATCTGCTTGCCGCTCGAAGGCAGGCCCGAGCGCTAATGAAGGATGTTTCGCAGGACTCTCTTGAATACAAGGTTCTTAACGGCCGTCAGCTGGCGCTGAAGGTGAGCGCTAATTCTGTCTACGGATTCACTGGCGCCCAGGTGGGTAGGTTGCCGTGTTTAGAGTTGAGTGCGACTGTGACGAGCTACGGGCGAAGGATGATTGAGGAGACAAAGCAGTTCGTAGAGAAGAAATACGTGGGAGCGGAGGTGATTTATGGTGATACTGACTCTGTTATGATTCGATGCGTTATAAATGCCGATGAAAGTGACACCAATAAATTGCAACAGGCGATGGATTTTggaaaggaagctgcggaGGCTGTGTCCAGCACCTTTCCGGACCCCATCAGGTTGGAATTCGAAAAAGTGTACTACCCTTTCTTACTAATGAATAAGAAGCGCTACGCTGGGTTGCTATGGACCAACACCGTGCGGTACGACAAGTTGGATGCAAAGGGAATAGAGACCGTTCGTCGGGACAGTTGCCCGCTTGTCGCCAGCGTCATCTCCGGAGTGCTTAACCGAATGCTGATTCAGCGCTCCGTAGAGAGTGCGGTGGAGTTTGTGAAGGGAACGATTCGCGATCTCCTACATAACCGACTCGACATCTCGCAGCTGGTCATCACGAAGTCTTTCTCCAAGTCTGAGTCCGAGTACGCTGGAGCACAGGCCCATATTGCCCTGGTGGAGCGCATGCGAAGGCGAGACCCCGCTTCTGCCCCGAACGTTGGTGACCGCGTGGCGTATGTGATTGTCCGCGCCGCCAAGGGGGCCAAGGCGTATGAGCGCAGTGAGGATCCCATATACGTGCTGGAAAACAACATTCCTATCGATACGCAGCATTACCTTGAGCACCAACTCGGGCCTCCGCTCCTTCGTGTTTTTGAGGGTGTTCTTCAGGACCCGAGCGTGTTGACGAAGGGAGATCACACGCGGTACGTTTCTGTTTCGGCTCCGAACAGGAACGCAGGGGGGCTGATGAAGTTTGTGAAGTTTCAACTCCAGTGCATTTCTTGTCGTTCTGTAATACAGGAAGGGGCCCTGTGCGATGCGTGCAGCGTTATGGGTCCCGACATTTATGGGAAGATTGTAGCGAAGCGCAATCACTACGAGGCTGTTTATTCACAGGTATGGACACAGTGCCAACAATGTCAGGGATCACTGAATCAAGAGGTAATTTGCACGAGTAGAGATTGCCCCGTGTTTTACCTGAGGAAGAAAGTTCAGAAAGATGTGCATGAGCAGCAAACACTCCTGGATCGCTTCGGTGTAGTGGACGATTGGTGA